A window of Pusillimonas sp. DMV24BSW_D genomic DNA:
CGATGCGAGATTTCTATGCGTTCACCGTCGCCGCAAAAATAAACGGTGTGATCACCGATAATGTCCCCCCCGCGCAGCACTGAAAAGCCGATTGTGCCGTCTTTGCGTGGGCCGGTGTGCCCGTGTCGTGCCCAGTCGGCCACGTCGTCGAGCTTTTTGCCCCAAGTACGCGCGATTGTCTCACCCATTGAAATAGCGGTACCTGAAGGTGCGTCGACTTTATTGCGATGGTGGGCTTCGAATATTTCGGCATCATAGCCATCGTTCAGCAGCCGGGCGGCCATTTCCAATAGTTTGTATGTGGCATTTACACCAATGCTCATGTTGGATGCAAAGACGATAGCGGTTTTTTGGCCGGCGGCTTGAATTGCTTGTTTGCCCTCGGTGTCAAAGCCGGTGGTTCCAATAACACACTTCACGTTGTGCTTGATGCAGGCCTGCAGATGGGTCAGCGTGCCCTCAGGTCGGGTAAAGTCGATTAAGCAGTCGGCATTTGCCAGGGCGTCGAGATCATCGGTAATGAGAACGCCCGTTGTATGCCCCAGGAACCCCCCCGCATCCTGACCAAGGCACGCCGCGCCGGGGCGGTCGAGTGCGACGCTCAGGGTAAGGTCGGGGGATTGAATGACGGCTTCAGTCAGCATACGGCCCATTCGGCCGTCAGCTCCTGCAATGGCGATACGCATGGGTTTCCTTTTAGCGGAGTGGTTCAGTATTGGTTTGCCCAGGGATTTGCGGACGTTGGGGTTGTTCTACGTTAATACCGATATCGGTATCCGGGCCCACCTGCTCTTCACGAGATGTGTTTTCGGTTGCCGTGTCGTCTTCACGTTCAGCCGCACGGGCTTCCGTTTCGTCGACGCTACCGGTGTCGTTGGACTGAAATGGTTGGCGGTTTGGTTGTTTATCACCCTCCCAGCGAACCAGGACATCCCCTTCAAACCAGACAGTGAATTGGCGTTCTTCCGGTTCGCCGTAACCTGGTTGGTTGTAAAACACATAATCCCAACGGTTGGTGCGGAAAATATCCTGCAAAATCGGGGTGCCCAGCACAAAACGCACCTGTTCGCGTGTCATGCCCTGTTCCAGTCGTGCGACTTGCTCGGCGGTGATCCAGTTTCCTTGTTGTACGTCGGCCCGGTAGGGAAAACCCCATTTTGTGCCGCCGCACGCAGAGAGTGAAATGGCCAAAACGCCGATGGCAAGGCTGCTGCGCCAGGTTCTAAAGAAGGATTTGACAGTGGTTACCACGAATTGCCCCTGTTATTCAAATGAATAAAACCGTTATGATAAAGGCTTAACAATAAATGCAATGATAGCGTTACTCGAGATTCGGCGTTTTTTTGCCGTGTCATCCTACGGATTTCCGTCTTTTTGCCCGGGATTTATCACATGAATGATCAAAATGAATTAAAGAGCATGGGTTTGAAGGCGACGTTCCCGCGCCTGAAAATCCTTGATGTTTTCCGTAAGTCCGACCAGCGTCATCATAGCGCCGAAGATGTTTATCGTGCACTGTTGGCTGAAGACGTGGATATCGGCCTGGCTACGGTTTACCGGGTGCTTACTCAGTTTGAGCAGGCAGGTATTCTGTCTCGCAGCCAGTTCGACGGCGGTAAAGCGGTGTTTGAACTTAACGACGGCGACCACCACGATCACCTTATTTGCACCAGTTGCGGCAAGGTGCTCGAGTTTACCGACCCTGAAATTGAAAAGCGCCAGCATATTATTGCCAAGGAAAAGAAGTTCACCCTGGAAAGTCATACCATGATGCTGTATGGCATTTGCAAAGAGTGCAACAGCAAATAAGCTGGGGGCCCGGTTAGCGTGCCAGCATTTCTTTGGCATGACGAATGGTGGTGTCGGTAATTTCCAGCCCCCCCAGCATCCGGGCTACTTCGTCGACCCGGTCAGTGGGAGCCAGCAACTCAATCGTCGACTTGGTTTTGTTTTGTGTGACCCTTTTGCTGACGCGATAGTGATGGTGGCCGTATGCCGCCACTTGCGGCAAATGCGTTACGCATAAAACCTGGTGCTGTTGCCCCAGCGATTTCAATAACTGGCCCACCACTTCAGCCACGGCTCCGCCCACACCACTATCGACCTCATCGAATATCAGGGTGGGGACGCGTGCAGCCTGGCTCGCGATAACCGATAGTGCCAGCGAAATGCGGGCCAATTCCCCTCCGGATGCCACCTTGGCCAATGGCCTCGGGGTGGCGCCCGTATGGCCTGCGACTAAAAATTCGATGTTTTCAAGCCCGTGAGCCGTTTCGCCGCCGTTACTCAGGCCAATTTCGAAGCGCCCGCCTTTCATGGCCAATGTTTGCATGGCGTCGGTTACTTGTCGGGACATGGTTTGAGCCGCTTTCGCCCGTGCTTTGGAGAGTGCTTTGGCGGCTTTCAAATATTGCTGATAATAGGTGTCGACGTCTTGTTGAAGATGAGAAATGTCGGCGTTGGCACTGGCTTCGCGTAGCTTTTGTGTAATTTCGGCCTGGAATTCTGGAATATCCTCGGGCTCGATCCGAAACTTGCGGGCGAGTTCGAAAATGGCGGACATGCGCTGTTCCGCCTGCGCCAGCCGCTCTGGATCCAGGTCAATGCGGTCAAGATAGGCATTGAGGTCGGAAACGGTTTCCGCCGTGGCAATACGCGCTGATTCCAGTGTTTCGTACAAGCTGCGCACGGCTTCGTCGTGACGCAGCATTTGTTCCATTTGTTGTGCGGCCATATTCAAAAAGTGGCGCGCCCCTTGGTCGTCGTTGTCGAGTGCTTCCAGTGCACGATTGGCATTTTCGAGCAAAGACTGCGCATGAGCCAGGCGATGATGTTCCGTGGTTAAGGTTTCCCATTCCCCCGGTTGCAGGTCCAGGCGCTCCAACTCGGAGGCTTGCCATTCCAGACGGTCGCGCTCTTCGTTGAGCTTGTCGGTTTGTTCAAGCGCCCGCGCGAGGTGTCGTTTTGCCGTTTGCCAGTGTTGCCAGTGTTGTTGTACTTCTTGCGCCAAGGTGTTGTGGCCCCCCTGCGTGTCGAGCAGCGCACGTTGGCTGGCAGGTTGCAACAGGCTTTGGTGGGCATGCTGGCCGTGGATGTCGACAAGATGCTCACCGAGCTCCTTTAATTGGGCCAGCGTGGCCGGAATGCCGTTTATGTAGGCTTTGCTGCGACCTTGCTGGTCGATTACGCGCCGTAGCACCAATTCGTCGTGGTCCGTTTCCAGGCTTTGTTCTTCCAGCCATTGCGTTAAGGTTTCCGGCGCCCTGAACAGTGCGCTAATGTCGGTACGTTTACAGCCTTCGCGAACAAAACGGGCATCGCTGCGCGCGCCTAATACCAGGGAAAGCGCATCGATAAGAATAGATTTGCCCGCGCCGGTTTCTCCGGAAAATACAGTAAAGCCGGCGTCGAAATGCAACTCGGCCTGATCAACAATGACGAAATCCCGAAGGTGCAGGGTGCGCAACATAAATTATTCGCCCTCGTTGGAAAGCTGGGGGATCTGGTTCCAAAGCAGCTTGCGTCGCAGGGTTGAAAAGAAGCTATAACCCAGGGGATGCACAAAACGAACGTTGTCTTTGGAGCGCTGTACGTCGATTCTGTCGCCCGGTTGGCATTCAGACCAGGCCTGCATGTCGAAATGCACGCTGGCACCGGATTCAACCCGCCCCAGGGCAGTGACTGTCATGCTAAGGACGCCGCTGTCGGGAATGACGATCGGCCGATTGGATAAGGTTTGTGGGGCGACTGGAACAAGCAGGATGGTTTGCAACTGCGGGTGCAGAACGGGCCCATTGGCCGACAGGGCATAAGCGGTTGAACCCGTGGGGGTTGAAATGATTAGGCCGTCGGCGCGCTGGTTGTAAATAAAGTTTCCGTCCAGTTCAACGCGCAGGTCAATCATGCCGCCCCGACCGGCACGGTTGATGACAACGTCATTCAGTGCGACCCCCGAGAACATGACCTGGTCGCCGCGCATGACCCGGCCTTCAAGCATGAGCCGCTCTTCAATGTCGTAGTGGCCCCCAATAACCTGGCTCAGCGCATCGGTGGCGGTGTGAATGGGAATATCGGTGATGAAACCCAGGCGCCCATGGTTGATGCCGATAAGGGGGACGTTGCTGCGCGCCAAAATACGGCCCGCACCTAACATGGTGCCGTCGCCGCCCATGATGACGGCAAGATCCGCATGTTCGCCTATTTCAGCGTAAGATGCCGTCTTGAATTCGGTAACGCCGGTATTGATTGCCGTGTCGGATTCAACCAGCACAGTGCACCCGGCGCTTTCAAGATGCCGGGCCAGCCTGCGCAGTGGTGCGTCGAGCCCCGAGTCTTGGTAGCGCCCGATTAGCGCAACGGTTTTAAAATGCATTGTGCCGATACCTTGTATATGATGATTTAGGTGAGTTCAATTTATTATAGGGTCGTGTCCGTTGTTATTGTGGCGGATCTGTTGACAAGTTTGTCTTGCTGGAGTGTAAGGTATCACCATGGACATGGATGACAGAGCGAAGTCACTGCTGAAAGCATTAATCGAACGATACATTGCCGATGGCCAGCCGGTCGGTTCGCGTACGCTTTCGAAAATGTTCGAGCTATCGCCCGCGACAATTCGCAATGTCATGGCCGACCTAGAAGAACTTGGCCTGATTCAAAGTCCTCACACTTCGGCGGGCCGTGTGCCTACGCCTAGGGGCTACCGCCTCTTTGTAGATCGTTTGCTGGCCACGCAACGCTTTGAAATTCTTCAGCCTTCGCAAATTCGGGAAATGTTGCCGGTAACCGATCCAAGTCGCACGGTGAATGCGGCGGCTACTTTGTTGTCGAATTTAACCCGCTTTGCCGGAGTTGTAATGGCGCCCAAGCGCACTCAGGTTTTTCGGCAAATTGAATTTATTCGCCTTTCCGACCGGCGTGTATTGTTGATTATCGTCACGCCGGACGGCGATGTGCAAAATCGTATTCTGTTTGTT
This region includes:
- the dapB gene encoding 4-hydroxy-tetrahydrodipicolinate reductase — encoded protein: MRIAIAGADGRMGRMLTEAVIQSPDLTLSVALDRPGAACLGQDAGGFLGHTTGVLITDDLDALANADCLIDFTRPEGTLTHLQACIKHNVKCVIGTTGFDTEGKQAIQAAGQKTAIVFASNMSIGVNATYKLLEMAARLLNDGYDAEIFEAHHRNKVDAPSGTAISMGETIARTWGKKLDDVADWARHGHTGPRKDGTIGFSVLRGGDIIGDHTVYFCGDGERIEISHRSSSRATYAQGSLRAARYLARKEFGLFDMQDVLSV
- a CDS encoding NAD kinase, whose amino-acid sequence is MHFKTVALIGRYQDSGLDAPLRRLARHLESAGCTVLVESDTAINTGVTEFKTASYAEIGEHADLAVIMGGDGTMLGAGRILARSNVPLIGINHGRLGFITDIPIHTATDALSQVIGGHYDIEERLMLEGRVMRGDQVMFSGVALNDVVINRAGRGGMIDLRVELDGNFIYNQRADGLIISTPTGSTAYALSANGPVLHPQLQTILLVPVAPQTLSNRPIVIPDSGVLSMTVTALGRVESGASVHFDMQAWSECQPGDRIDVQRSKDNVRFVHPLGYSFFSTLRRKLLWNQIPQLSNEGE
- a CDS encoding outer membrane protein assembly factor BamE — its product is MVTTVKSFFRTWRSSLAIGVLAISLSACGGTKWGFPYRADVQQGNWITAEQVARLEQGMTREQVRFVLGTPILQDIFRTNRWDYVFYNQPGYGEPEERQFTVWFEGDVLVRWEGDKQPNRQPFQSNDTGSVDETEARAAEREDDTATENTSREEQVGPDTDIGINVEQPQRPQIPGQTNTEPLR
- the fur gene encoding ferric iron uptake transcriptional regulator produces the protein MNDQNELKSMGLKATFPRLKILDVFRKSDQRHHSAEDVYRALLAEDVDIGLATVYRVLTQFEQAGILSRSQFDGGKAVFELNDGDHHDHLICTSCGKVLEFTDPEIEKRQHIIAKEKKFTLESHTMMLYGICKECNSK
- the recN gene encoding DNA repair protein RecN — its product is MLRTLHLRDFVIVDQAELHFDAGFTVFSGETGAGKSILIDALSLVLGARSDARFVREGCKRTDISALFRAPETLTQWLEEQSLETDHDELVLRRVIDQQGRSKAYINGIPATLAQLKELGEHLVDIHGQHAHQSLLQPASQRALLDTQGGHNTLAQEVQQHWQHWQTAKRHLARALEQTDKLNEERDRLEWQASELERLDLQPGEWETLTTEHHRLAHAQSLLENANRALEALDNDDQGARHFLNMAAQQMEQMLRHDEAVRSLYETLESARIATAETVSDLNAYLDRIDLDPERLAQAEQRMSAIFELARKFRIEPEDIPEFQAEITQKLREASANADISHLQQDVDTYYQQYLKAAKALSKARAKAAQTMSRQVTDAMQTLAMKGGRFEIGLSNGGETAHGLENIEFLVAGHTGATPRPLAKVASGGELARISLALSVIASQAARVPTLIFDEVDSGVGGAVAEVVGQLLKSLGQQHQVLCVTHLPQVAAYGHHHYRVSKRVTQNKTKSTIELLAPTDRVDEVARMLGGLEITDTTIRHAKEMLAR